One Mercenaria mercenaria strain notata chromosome 12, MADL_Memer_1, whole genome shotgun sequence DNA segment encodes these proteins:
- the LOC123534825 gene encoding uncharacterized protein LOC123534825 — MAGNEKTDLEEIVIYSRQSENLDEIDIHSRQSENLDAVDIHSKQSKNTEEDEQYSARECMSLLLSFCSQCHPFVNTCFIREIQKLAPSFQKLLNSFIWQDDKKCLAIVGSFSEGSFLPRYSDVDLMVTDYSLICCDMNCLGVLKHSSNRKVLIADKRHSSPGYTLLLDLDDPFLTPARRDAYSKFMSEAEKVFGIPSILNIALKHKDYHDTCGIWGTRQGPALQVGNIFGNFFPKKLRTAGMLNSLDNVIAIPYTGNDIKAWLNRKRKHGWPPEEVKRQISEMQGYVVGVGQKGSPLEEYEWRICYTQVEIKLVHSLNEVQMMLYMKLKLFSNNYFKDTCSDITSYIIKNIMFWLAESVPNKFFQWKYFIQLTRVTLNCLMTCVRKKYLPNYMIPRRNLFAGKLVEHEQEVLLELLSSFRYSMSLDVFKDLEGHLKRRSVLVNILRLGTQFIDYLAQHISRRKFEIEDINDFIHDCTTVMCLNGTEKVEFSKCAKAGDIQKLFSVMFNSKYCNCLAYTFVLLDVYGKKGKEMIASDSKFAKELYVREK, encoded by the coding sequence ATGGCGGGAAATGAGAAAACAGATTTAGAGGAAATCGTTATCTATTCCAGACAGTCCGAAAATTTAGATGAAATCGATATTCATTCCAGACAGTCTGAAAATTTAGATGCAGTCGATATTCATTCCAAGCAGTCCAAAAACACTGAAGAAGATGAACAATATTCAGCTAGAGAATGTATGTCTTTACTTCTAAGCTTCTGTTCTCAATGTCACCCTTttgttaatacatgttttataagagAAATTCAAAAGCTAGCTCCGTCATTCCAGAAgcttttaaatagttttatttggCAGGACGACAAGAAATGTCTGGCTATAGTAGGAAGTTTTAGCGAAGGGAGTTTTTTACCTAGATACAGTGACGTGGATTTAATGGTTACTGATTACTCACTTATTTGCTGTGACATGAATTGCTTAGGGGTTTTAAAACATAGTAGCAATAGAAAGGTACTTATTGCTGATAAACGACATTCTTCTCCAGGTTATACTTTATTATTAGACTTAGACGATCCGTTTTTAACGCCGGCTAGACGAGATGCCTATTCAAAGTTTATGTCCGAAGCAGAAAAGGTTTTTGGAATACCTAGCATTCTAAATATTGCATTAAAACACAAAGACTATCACGATACATGTGGTATTTGGGGTACTAGGCAAGGCCCAGCGCTTCAAGTAGGAAACATTTTCggaaatttttttccaaaaaagctAAGAACAGCGGGCATGTTAAACTCATTAGACAATGTGATTGCAATTCCATATACTGGCAATGACATTAAAGCTTGGTTAAATCGGAAGAGAAAGCATGGTTGGCCCCCAGAAGAAGTAAAAAGACAAATAAGTGAAATGCAAGGTTATGTTGTTGGAGTAGGGCAAAAAGGCAGTCCGCTTGAGGAATATGAATGGAGGATTTGTTATACACAGGTTGAAATCAAGCTAGTGCATTCTTTAAATGAAGTACAGATGATGTTGTATATGAAACTGAaactattttcaaacaattattttaaagataCGTGTTCCGATATTACATCATacattatcaaaaatatcatGTTTTGGTTAGCAGAGTCAGTTCCAAATAAGTTTTTTCAGTGGAAATATTTCATTCAGCTTACTCGTGTCACACTTAATTGTTTAATGACATGTGTTCGCAAAAAGTATTTACCGAACTACATGATTCCAAGAAGAAATTTATTCGCTGGGAAACTCGTAGAACATGAACAAGAAGTATTACTTGAATTATTGTCCTCATTTAGGTACTCTATGAGCTTAGATGTTTTTAAAGATCTTGAAGGTCACTTAAAAAGGCGATCTGTGTTAGTAAATATTTTGAGATTGGGAACACAATTTATTGATTATTTAGCACAACACATTAGCAGAAGAAAATTTGAAATCGAagatataaatgattttatacatgATTGTACCACAGTCATGTGCTTAAATGGCACCGAAAAAGTTGAATTCTCCAAATGTGCCAAAGCTGGCGATATCCAGAAATTATTTTCTGTGatgtttaattcaaaatattgtaaTTGTTTAGCGTACACGTTCGTTTTGTTAGATGTATACggaaagaaaggaaaagaaatgATAGCATCTGACTCAAAATTTGCCAAAGAACTGTATGTTAGAGAAAAGTAA